The following coding sequences lie in one Niabella agricola genomic window:
- a CDS encoding phytanoyl-CoA dioxygenase family protein, producing the protein MHRFIKLKQVFSPAAIAWFRDAISEQVAKMNTIKTTLQERDTYGKAFLQLFNLWRENEDVRALVFSKRLGKIAADLMQVEGVRMYHDQALFKEGGGGITPWHADQYYWPLETDKTITAWIPLQETPLEMGPLEFSAGSHQIVEGRELAIGDESETLIQQRLRVTDFQHIIEPFDLGEISFHSGWVFHRAGANTTDDMRRVMTIIYMDRDMRLKAPENKNQQNDWDTWCPGATIGAVIDTPLNPVLYEPA; encoded by the coding sequence ATGCATCGCTTTATCAAACTAAAGCAGGTATTTTCTCCTGCAGCTATAGCCTGGTTCCGGGATGCGATCTCTGAACAGGTGGCAAAAATGAATACCATAAAAACCACGCTCCAGGAACGGGATACCTACGGCAAGGCCTTTTTGCAGCTGTTTAACCTGTGGCGCGAAAACGAAGATGTACGGGCGCTGGTTTTCAGCAAACGCCTGGGTAAAATTGCAGCCGACCTGATGCAGGTGGAAGGCGTACGCATGTACCACGACCAGGCTTTGTTTAAAGAGGGCGGTGGCGGCATTACGCCCTGGCATGCAGACCAGTATTACTGGCCGCTGGAAACCGACAAAACGATTACCGCGTGGATTCCTTTGCAGGAAACGCCTTTAGAAATGGGGCCTCTGGAATTTAGTGCCGGTAGTCACCAGATCGTTGAAGGAAGGGAACTTGCCATTGGCGATGAAAGCGAAACCCTGATCCAGCAACGATTGCGTGTAACCGATTTCCAGCATATCATTGAACCCTTTGACCTGGGCGAGATCAGTTTTCATTCCGGTTGGGTATTTCACCGCGCGGGTGCAAACACCACCGATGATATGCGTCGGGTAATGACGATTATTTATATGGACCGCGACATGCGCCTGAAGGCACCGGAGAATAAAAATCAGCAAAACGACTGGGATACCTGGTGCCCCGGAGCAACAATCGGAGCAGTGATTGATACGCCTTTGAACCCGGTATTGTACGAACCGGCTTAA